A genomic segment from Salvia splendens isolate huo1 chromosome 13, SspV2, whole genome shotgun sequence encodes:
- the LOC121761835 gene encoding putative pentatricopeptide repeat-containing protein At5g47460 isoform X2, with protein sequence MTIRADIFFIFHHQLSDSIVRMPNAYNLVHLIRDCTSKRRFSHGQQLHLQVLKSGIISNIFVSASLINFYIKFELVHDAHYLFDEIPEPALVSWNSLISGYVHSALCACGQLNRVKDGKSLHSKIVKYGAGCSVFVANCLIDMYGKCGCVSDALKVFGEIAEKDIISWNSVLAANARNGVLDEAFAVFSRMPNPDTISYNELIDGVAKYGVVEDAISLLLRMPNPTSSSWNAIITGYANRGRGIDAARFFSKMHSCGVRMDEFTFSSVLSSNAGLSSLTLGGLTHCCALKFGFNEHVVVGSALIDMYFKCGAVEEAERLFESLPKKNLVTWNAFLSGYAHNGDTKKVFELFEQLKGAKDLEPDEITFLNVLSACWHGGARLDVVRGYFDVMRIEYRVDPTPEHCCLVIKVMGQEGDVRGAEGMIGELGFGSCAMVWKALLGACVSCGDVRVAEVAAGKAVELEGDNEFVYVGLSNVYAEHGDWDGAARVRRAMKERAVRKEVGYSWIELQE encoded by the exons ATGACCATTCGAGccgatattttctttatttttcatcATCAACTTTCAGACTCGATTGTCCGAATGCCGAATGCCTACAATCTAGTTCATCTTATCCGCGATTGTACCAGTAAACGCCGTTTCTCCCACGGCCAACAGCTTCATTTGCAGGTTCTCAAATCTGGGATCATCTCCAACATATTCGTCTCCGCATCTCTGATAAATTTCTATATCAAGTTCGAGCTCGTTCACGATGCCCACTATCTGTTCGACGAAATTCCTGAACCAGCTCTGGTTTCTTGGAACTCTTTGATTTCGGGGTATGTTCATTCTG CTCTGTGTGCTTGTGGCCAACTGAACAGAGTGAAGGATGGGAAATCTTTGCATTCCAAGATTGTGAAATATGGTGCTGGATGCAGCGTGTTTGTGGCTAATTGCTTGATTGATATGTACGGGAAATGCGGCTGCGTTTCCGACGCGTTGAAGGTTTTCGGAGAAATTGCTGAGAAGGATATAATTTCATGGAACTCTGTTCTTGCTGCAAATGCTAGGAACGGGGTGCTTGATGAGGCGTTCGCTGTTTTTAGTCGAATGCCTAATCCCGACACCATCTCGTACAATGAGCTAATAGATGGCGTTGCAAAGTATGGAGTGGTGGAAGATGCAATATCTCTGCTTTTAAGGATGCCAAACCCGACCTCGTCTTCCTGGAATGCGATCATAACAGGGTATGCGAACAGGGGAAGAGGCATAGATGCTGCGAGGTTTTTCTCCAAGATGCACTCATGTGGTGTTCGTATGGATGAGTTCACGTTTTCGAGTGTTCTTAGCAGTAATGCTGGACTGTCCTCTCTCACGTTAGGTGGTTTGACGCATTGCTGCGCATTGAAGTTTGGTTTTAATGAGCATGTTGTGGTGGGGAGTGCGCTTATCGACATGTACTTCAAGTGTGGTGCGGTGGAGGAGGCGGAGAGGTTGTTTGAGTCCCTCCCCAAGAAGAATTTAGTCACTTGGAACGCGTTTTTATCAGGCTATGCACACAATGGTGACACGAAGAAAGTGTTTGAGCTCTTCGAGCAATTGAAAGGGGCTAAAGATTTGGAGCCGGATGAGATCACATTCCTCAATGTTCTATCCGCGTGCTGGCATGGTGGGGCTCGTTTAGACGTTGTGAGGGGCTACTTTGACGTGATGAGGATTGAGTATAGGGTTGATCCGACACCGGAGCATTGTTGTTTGGTGATAAAGGTGATGGGGCAAGAAGGGGATGTAAGGGGTGCTGAGGGGATGATTGGTGAGCTTGGGTTCGGATCTTGTGCGATGGTTTGGAAGGCGTTGCTTGGTGCTTGTGTGAGCTGTGGGGATGTTCGGGTGGCAGAGGTTGCAGCTGGGAAGGCGGTGGAGCTCGAGGGGGATAATGAGTTTGTGTACGTGGGCTTGTCGAATGTGTATGCTGAACATGGGGATTGGGACGGGGCGGCGAGGGTGAGGAGGGCGATGAAGGAGAGAGCGGTGAGGAAAGAAGTTGGTTATAGTTGGATTGAGCTTCAAGAGTAG
- the LOC121761835 gene encoding putative pentatricopeptide repeat-containing protein At5g47460 isoform X1, whose protein sequence is MTIRADIFFIFHHQLSDSIVRMPNAYNLVHLIRDCTSKRRFSHGQQLHLQVLKSGIISNIFVSASLINFYIKFELVHDAHYLFDEIPEPALVSWNSLISGYVHSGKFHRALKLFSQLEKSNLAADSYSFTAALCACGQLNRVKDGKSLHSKIVKYGAGCSVFVANCLIDMYGKCGCVSDALKVFGEIAEKDIISWNSVLAANARNGVLDEAFAVFSRMPNPDTISYNELIDGVAKYGVVEDAISLLLRMPNPTSSSWNAIITGYANRGRGIDAARFFSKMHSCGVRMDEFTFSSVLSSNAGLSSLTLGGLTHCCALKFGFNEHVVVGSALIDMYFKCGAVEEAERLFESLPKKNLVTWNAFLSGYAHNGDTKKVFELFEQLKGAKDLEPDEITFLNVLSACWHGGARLDVVRGYFDVMRIEYRVDPTPEHCCLVIKVMGQEGDVRGAEGMIGELGFGSCAMVWKALLGACVSCGDVRVAEVAAGKAVELEGDNEFVYVGLSNVYAEHGDWDGAARVRRAMKERAVRKEVGYSWIELQE, encoded by the coding sequence ATGACCATTCGAGccgatattttctttatttttcatcATCAACTTTCAGACTCGATTGTCCGAATGCCGAATGCCTACAATCTAGTTCATCTTATCCGCGATTGTACCAGTAAACGCCGTTTCTCCCACGGCCAACAGCTTCATTTGCAGGTTCTCAAATCTGGGATCATCTCCAACATATTCGTCTCCGCATCTCTGATAAATTTCTATATCAAGTTCGAGCTCGTTCACGATGCCCACTATCTGTTCGACGAAATTCCTGAACCAGCTCTGGTTTCTTGGAACTCTTTGATTTCGGGGTATGTTCATTCTGGTAAGTTTCATCGAGCGTTAAAATTGTTTTCTCAGCTTGAAAAATCCAATCTTGCTGCGGATTCGTATTCGTTCACCGCAGCTCTGTGTGCTTGTGGCCAACTGAACAGAGTGAAGGATGGGAAATCTTTGCATTCCAAGATTGTGAAATATGGTGCTGGATGCAGCGTGTTTGTGGCTAATTGCTTGATTGATATGTACGGGAAATGCGGCTGCGTTTCCGACGCGTTGAAGGTTTTCGGAGAAATTGCTGAGAAGGATATAATTTCATGGAACTCTGTTCTTGCTGCAAATGCTAGGAACGGGGTGCTTGATGAGGCGTTCGCTGTTTTTAGTCGAATGCCTAATCCCGACACCATCTCGTACAATGAGCTAATAGATGGCGTTGCAAAGTATGGAGTGGTGGAAGATGCAATATCTCTGCTTTTAAGGATGCCAAACCCGACCTCGTCTTCCTGGAATGCGATCATAACAGGGTATGCGAACAGGGGAAGAGGCATAGATGCTGCGAGGTTTTTCTCCAAGATGCACTCATGTGGTGTTCGTATGGATGAGTTCACGTTTTCGAGTGTTCTTAGCAGTAATGCTGGACTGTCCTCTCTCACGTTAGGTGGTTTGACGCATTGCTGCGCATTGAAGTTTGGTTTTAATGAGCATGTTGTGGTGGGGAGTGCGCTTATCGACATGTACTTCAAGTGTGGTGCGGTGGAGGAGGCGGAGAGGTTGTTTGAGTCCCTCCCCAAGAAGAATTTAGTCACTTGGAACGCGTTTTTATCAGGCTATGCACACAATGGTGACACGAAGAAAGTGTTTGAGCTCTTCGAGCAATTGAAAGGGGCTAAAGATTTGGAGCCGGATGAGATCACATTCCTCAATGTTCTATCCGCGTGCTGGCATGGTGGGGCTCGTTTAGACGTTGTGAGGGGCTACTTTGACGTGATGAGGATTGAGTATAGGGTTGATCCGACACCGGAGCATTGTTGTTTGGTGATAAAGGTGATGGGGCAAGAAGGGGATGTAAGGGGTGCTGAGGGGATGATTGGTGAGCTTGGGTTCGGATCTTGTGCGATGGTTTGGAAGGCGTTGCTTGGTGCTTGTGTGAGCTGTGGGGATGTTCGGGTGGCAGAGGTTGCAGCTGGGAAGGCGGTGGAGCTCGAGGGGGATAATGAGTTTGTGTACGTGGGCTTGTCGAATGTGTATGCTGAACATGGGGATTGGGACGGGGCGGCGAGGGTGAGGAGGGCGATGAAGGAGAGAGCGGTGAGGAAAGAAGTTGGTTATAGTTGGATTGAGCTTCAAGAGTAG
- the LOC121761834 gene encoding putative disease resistance protein At1g50180 has translation MAAYGAAISLKNTIQLILKSPRISLVPPSPQIIQPAYDAMCRLQKALLKLDSTGYSKIRMNVNSLDERIKEFIWEFEDLLESLFTNQILPKLESKRDHLSFSVDLQSLRLNVDHFVYRVMEMEMAYDIELRYMSEEEGEPLSSRIDFAGINSNMVGLSDQFEKIKDYLFGEDESGGNWVSIVGMAGVGKTTLAKKVFDDPTIRRNFELRAWVKVGKKCESNETLRCILAQLDPNTRHQMLTQGFVGDDKKLVGLFDERLKGRKCLIVLDDVWDRRVMYNLLTSRLGNRENVRVLLTSRLWSEKYPCVRVRLLDEDESRKLLCKKVFGEENFPPQLKELGKKITKKCEGLPLMIVTVAELLSKEDKTPKYWTEVAVKQNNLVFMDAYNQISEFPFSVSVLNWEMAAYGAAVSLKNTIESLLQSSRILLIPPSPQILQSAYDAMCCLQKVLLKLDETSCSKIRTKVNDLDERIKEAVWEFEDLLESHYTNQILPHLERSSGGERDRLSFSVDMHSLRQSVDCFIERVTVMEAEYDMELLNMPEEEDEPLSLRIDFRGINSNMVGLSDHFEKVRDYLIENEGNQLLITGMAGVGKTTFVKKVFVDPSIQIHFELRAWVKVGRKCESNETLRCILAQVDPSTRNQMLAQRDDKKLLQLLKERLKDKKCLVVLDDVWKWDTQLMDSLRKKNVQILLTSRLRIQNSPISLELCLLNKKESKKLLGEKVFGEKGFPLHLEELGEKIAEKCEGLPLMIVTVASLLRKANESNREELDKTIHKYWTEVAETQHNSIFVDAYDQIAEVLFPSYEYSPQYLKMFFLYLGAFVPYRNILLHMNLICCISAEGFLEPPGTQILKEKGFEHVVSCCLEVLAKHFNLLLWNPERLSWFSNGDCRVHSCWQHLCRKEASKIKFLHVLQSCNEDMKGHRRLCVHSNTLFAIKQVYDSIKSDCPSTVRSLLCYGPFHPYPVPLHAMDCKSLRVLHAFMVRFYQIQPEILKLVCLKYLALTCNTELPASISNLLHLQFLIINPYVHIIKRGVLPYMPMEIWDMQNLQVINVKGRDIATH, from the exons ATGGCGGCTTATGGTGCTGCCATTTCTCTCAAGAATACGATCCAGCTTATTCTAAAATCGCCTCGTATTTCGCTGGTTCCCCCCTCTCCTCAAATCATACAACCCGCCTACGACGCCATGTGTCGGTTGCAGAAAGCTTTGCTAAAATTGGATAGCACTGGGTACAGCAAGATCAGGATGAACGTGAATAGTTTGGATGAACGAATCAAAGAGTTCATATGGGAATTCGAAGATTTACTAGAATCCCTTTTCACCAATCAGATTCTTCCAAAGCTTGAAAGCAAAAGAGATCACTTGTCTTTCTCTGTAGATCTGCAGAGTCTGCGACTGAATGTTGATCACTTCGTCTATAGGgtgatggagatggagatggcaTATGATATTGAACTGAGGTATATGTCTGAAGAAGAAGGCGAACCTCTTTCCTCAAGAATTGATTTTGCTGGAATCAACTCAAATATGGTTGGATTATCTGATCAATTTGAAAAAATCAAGGATTATCTTTTTGGAGAAGATGAATCTGGAGGGAATTGGGTATCAATTGTTGGGATGGCAGGGGTTGGAAAGACAACTCTTGCGAAGAAAGTATTTGATGATCCAACGATTCGGAGAAATTTTGAGCTTCGAGCATGGGTCAAAGTGGGCAAAAAATGTGAATCCAATGAAACATTACGATGTATTCTAGCTCAACTGGATCCTAACACTCGCCACCAAATGCTTACCCAAGGATTCGTAGGTGACGACAAGAAATTAGTTGGACTATTTGATGAGAGATTGAAGGGTAGGAAATGTCTCATTGTGTTAGATGATGTATGGGACAGACGAGTAATGTACAACTTGCTTACGAGCAGGCTCGGAAATAGAGAAAATGTCCGAGTCTTGCTCACTAGCAGGCTATGGTCTGAAAAATATCCATGTGTAAGGGTACGCCTGTTGGATGAAGACGAAAGTAGGAAATTGCTTTGTAAGAAGGTGTTCGGTGAAGAGAATTTTCCTCCCCAGCTGAAGGAAttgggaaaaaaaattacaaaaaaatgtgAAGGTCTTCCACTTATGATAGTCACAGTTGCGGAGCTTCTATCTAAAGAAGACAAGACCCCGAAATATTGGACTGAGGTAGctgtaaaacaaaataatttagtTTTCATGGATGCATACAATCAAATATCAGAG TTTCCATTCTCAGTTTCCGTTCTCAATTGGGAGATGGCGGCTTATGGTGCTGCGGTTTCTCTCAAGAATACCATTGAAAGTCTTCTACAATCGTCTCGCATCTTGCTGATTCCTCCCTCTCCACAGATCTTACAATCCGCCTACGATGCTATGTGTTGCTTGCAGAAAGTTCTACTTAAGTTGGATGAGACGAGCTGCAGTAAGATCAGGACGAAGGTGAATGATTTGGATGAAAGAATTAAAGAGGCCGTATGGGAATTCGAAGATTTACTGGAGTCCCACTACACGAATCAGATTCTTCCACATCTCGAACGCTCGTCAGGAGGTGAGAGAGATCGCTTGTCTTTCTCTGTAGATATGCACAGTCTGCGGCAGAGTGTTGATTGCTTCATCGAGAGGGTGACGGTGATGGAGGCAGAGTACGATATGGAGCTGCTGAATATGcctgaagaagaagatgaaccTCTTTCCTTAAGAATCGATTTTCGTGGAATCAACTCAAACATGGTTGGATTGTCCGATCATTTTGAAAAAGTGAGGGATTATCTGATAGAAAATGAAGGGAATCAGTTATTAATTACTGGGATGGCGGGGGTTGGAAAGACTACTTTTGTTAAGAAAGTATTTGTCGATCCATCGATTCAGATTCATTTCGAGCTTCGAGCATGGGTCAAAGTTGGCAGAAAATGTGAATCTAATGAAACATTACGATGCATTCTAGCTCAAGTGGATCCCAGCACTCGCAACCAAATGCTTGCCCAAAGAGACGACAAGAAATTACTTCAACTCTTGAAAGAGAGACTCAAGGATAAGAAATGTCTCGTTGTGTTGGATGATGTATGGAAATGGGACACACAATTAATGGATAGCTTGAGAAAAAAGAATGTCCAAATTTTGCTTACAAGCAGGCTAAGAATTCAAAATTCTCCAATTTCTCTTGAACTATGCTTgttgaataaaaaagaaagtaaGAAATTACTCGGTGAGAAGGTGTTTGGTGAAAAAGGTTTCCCACTTCACCTTGAGGAATTGGGAGAAAAGATTGCAGAAAAATGTGAAGGCCTTCCACTTATGATAGTAACAGTTGCAAGTCTCCTAAGAAAAGCCAATGAGAGTAACCGAGAAGAGCTTGACAAGACTATCCACAAATATTGGACCGAGGTAGCTGAAACACAACATAATTCAATCTTCGTGGATGCATATGATCAAATTGCAGAGGTACTTTTCCCAAGCTATGAATACTCACCGCAATATTTGAAAATgttttttctctatctcggagCTTTTGTCCCATATCGTAATATTTTACTACACATGAACCTCATTTGTTGTATAAGTGCTGAGGGGTTTCTTGAACCACCTGGAACACAAATTTTGAAAGAGAAAGGGTTTGAACATGTTGTGTCTTGTTGCCTGGAGGTGCTTGCTAAACATTTCAATCTTCTTCTGTGGAATCCCGAACGACTTTCTTGGTTTTCAAATGGAGATTGTCGTGTGCATTCTTGTTGGCAGCACTTGTGTAGGAAAGAAGCTAGTAAAATCAAGTTTTTGCATGTTTTACAAAGTTGCAATGAAGATATGAAAGGCCACCGTCGGTTGTGTGTCCATTCCAACACTTTATTTGCCATCAAACAAGTGTATGATTCAATAAAAAGTGATTGTCCATCCACTGTCCGTTCTCTCCTCTGTTATGGTCCTTTTCACCCTTATCCAGTGCCGCTACATGCCATGGATTGCAAGTCGCTCAGGGTACTACATGCTTTTATGGTCCGATTTTATCAGATCCAACCCGAAATTCTAAAACTAGTTTGTCTAAAGTATCTTGCCCTAACTTGCAACACCGAGCTCCCTGCTTCCATATCCAACCTTTTACACCTTCAATTCTTGATTATCAATCCATATGTGCACATTATAAAGCGCGGAGTTCTGCCATATATGCCGATGGAAATATGGGACATGCAAAACCTACAAGTTATTAATGTCAAGGGAAGGGACATAGCAACTCATTGA
- the LOC121761836 gene encoding uncharacterized protein LOC121761836, with protein sequence MCVGNKLVRSSFYMFCKSCNEVMKGQCRLCVHCNTLFAFNQVYNSIKSDCASTARSMLYLGPYHQYPVQIPVMDLKLLWVLEARSVRFYHIPLEIMKLVCLRYLSLTCNEELPISISNLLQLQSLIIKQHMSIKKCGVMLYMPMEIWDMQELQHIEVVGRDLPTPNSNATLDKLSCLFGVTEKSCNRDILKRIPNLKSLGIQVELMPYVNEDDGSNPLIALDYISDDLQNLTTLHYYVKNPDMKYESVVSLSMFPSTLTALMLSGFGCTWKHMNDIGSLLPNLETHFRTVCLSRPRVGYRSR encoded by the coding sequence ATGTGTGTAGGAAACAAGCTAGTGAGATCAAGTTTTTACATGTTTTGCAAAAGTTGCAATGAAGTTATGAAAGGCCAGTGTCGGTTGTGTGTCCACTGCAACACTTTGTTTGCCTTCAATCAAGTGTATAATTCAATAAAAAGTGATTGTGCATCCACTGCCCGTTCTATGCTTTATTTGGGTCCTTATCACCAATATCCAGTGCAAATACCTGTCATGGATTTGAAATTGCTCTGGGTATTAGAAGCTCGTAGTGTCCGATTTTACCATATCCCACTTGAAATTATGAAACTAGTTTGTCTAAGGTACCTATCCCTAACTTGCAACGAAGAGCTCCCTATTTCAATATCCAACCTTTTACAACTTCAATCCTTGATTATTAAACAACATATGAGCATTAAAAAGTGTGGAGTTATGTTATACATGCCGATGGAAATATGGGATATGCAAGAACTACAACATATTGAGGTCGTGGGAAGAGACCTACCAACCCCCAATTCTAATGCTACTTTGGACAAACTTTCATGTCTTTTTGGTGTGACTGAAAAGAGTTGCAATAGAGATATTCTCAAAAGAATCCCTAATTTAAAATCATTAGGAATTCAGGTGGAGTTGATGCCTTACGTTAATGAGGATGATGGTAGTAACCCATTGATTGCACTGGATTATATTTCAGATGATCTCCAAAATTTGACCACTCTTCATTATTATGTTAAGAACCCTGATATGAAGTATGAGTCTGTGGTTTCTCTTTCAATGTTCCCATCAACTTTGACAGCATTGATGTTGAGTGGCTTTGGGTGTACATGGAAGCACATGAATGACATTGGTTCACTGCTACCAAATCTTGAGACTCACTTTAGAACAGTATGCCTTTCAAGGCCCAGAGTGGGATATAGAAGTAGGTAG